The Calditrichota bacterium genome has a segment encoding these proteins:
- a CDS encoding MFS transporter codes for MTEQTHHDAPRHSWAFRRRRFANWFPLGLTYATFYMGRYNLYNANPELCKQFNWSNEQIGWIITAGFWTYALSLIFNGPLTDKIGGKKAMLIGAAGTLTMNLAIGLMLGLSGWPFKVLIAMAMLFAVNSYFQSFGAISIVKVNAHWFHVRERGVFGAIFGAMIQGGYYLAYGVGGFILVHLPLQYVFLIPSAAIAFMALIDLFALKDTPQEAGFPELETHDASFGDDAPVDWGFIVKKIFTNPILITIALAEFCTGFVRSGVLAWWTKYLDNVFQIGKDTAVFRFVSTGIPLAGIAGGFVSGFLSDKVFGSRRPPVAFLFYCGQVVFLFVLAQAGSPWAAAALIVTVNFFINGVHGILSGTSSMDFGGRKGAASATGMLDGCQYLAAGFVGFAMGRLLDTLGWGAWAYSIMGFAVIGAFLMTRLWRAVPSSAIKG; via the coding sequence GTGACAGAGCAGACACATCACGACGCACCTCGCCATTCCTGGGCATTCCGGCGGCGGCGCTTTGCCAACTGGTTCCCTTTGGGGTTGACCTATGCCACGTTCTACATGGGCCGCTACAACCTCTACAATGCCAATCCGGAGCTGTGCAAGCAGTTTAATTGGAGCAATGAGCAGATCGGGTGGATCATCACGGCCGGCTTCTGGACCTATGCCCTCAGCCTCATCTTCAATGGCCCTCTGACCGACAAAATCGGTGGCAAGAAGGCGATGCTCATCGGCGCTGCGGGCACCCTGACTATGAACCTGGCCATCGGCCTCATGTTGGGTCTATCCGGCTGGCCTTTCAAAGTGCTCATTGCCATGGCCATGCTCTTTGCCGTCAACAGCTACTTTCAGAGTTTTGGTGCGATCTCCATCGTCAAGGTGAACGCGCACTGGTTCCATGTACGCGAGCGCGGGGTGTTTGGCGCCATTTTCGGGGCGATGATTCAGGGCGGCTACTACCTGGCCTACGGCGTGGGTGGGTTCATCCTGGTGCACCTGCCACTGCAATACGTGTTTCTCATCCCATCGGCGGCAATCGCCTTTATGGCGCTTATTGACCTCTTTGCCCTCAAGGACACGCCCCAGGAGGCCGGTTTCCCGGAGCTGGAAACACATGACGCTTCTTTTGGCGACGACGCGCCGGTGGACTGGGGCTTCATTGTGAAGAAGATTTTCACCAACCCCATCCTCATCACCATCGCGCTGGCCGAGTTTTGCACCGGCTTTGTGCGCTCCGGTGTGCTCGCCTGGTGGACAAAATATCTGGACAACGTGTTCCAGATAGGCAAAGACACAGCGGTCTTTAGATTCGTCTCCACGGGCATCCCGTTGGCAGGCATTGCCGGCGGCTTTGTCAGTGGCTTCCTCTCCGACAAGGTCTTCGGTTCGCGCCGCCCCCCGGTGGCCTTCCTCTTCTACTGCGGGCAGGTGGTGTTCCTATTTGTGCTGGCACAGGCGGGTAGCCCCTGGGCAGCGGCAGCTCTGATTGTGACGGTCAACTTTTTCATCAACGGTGTGCATGGGATTTTGTCGGGGACCTCTTCCATGGACTTTGGCGGGCGAAAAGGCGCAGCCAGCGCCACCGGCATGCTGGACGGCTGCCAGTACCTGGCCGCCGGCTTTGTGGGGTTCGCCATGGGGCGCCTGCTGGACACCTTGGGCTGGGGTGCCTGGGCCTACAGCATCATGGGCTTTGCGGTGATCGGTGCTTTCCTCATGACGCGCCTCTGGCGGGCAGTTCCGTCATCGGCCATCAAAGGGTAA